A DNA window from Paenibacillus sp. HWE-109 contains the following coding sequences:
- a CDS encoding FtsW/RodA/SpoVE family cell cycle protein gives MAFLLKRIITKLDWIILLLLLVFMFICIFCIYSATLTDPDLANSPVKMIVYYIAGFIVLFAMLFVNYRVILKFSTSYYLIGLGLLVLLYFKGSTINNAQGWFKLGPISLQPAELCKLILILFLAYYLSNRKSPEAPLNFLKDVIPMGVITFIPFVLVLMQPDLGNSIGYLVIFIVICWFGNIRLKHALIGLGIVIVLCGSSLYSYVKYHENVQAYMVSKNKAYWLDRIDAVLLPEEASEKATYHMKQSVRAIGSGALQGDGYLHGGSVQGGQVPYTYADSIFVVIGEEFGFMGSSALIILYFLLIYKMITTALMINNKAGIYIIGGIAAMFLFQVFENIGMLIGLMPITGITLPFISYGGTSLLINMLSVGFVLNIRIYDDVEIDDILVG, from the coding sequence ATGGCATTTCTGCTCAAAAGAATTATCACCAAGCTTGATTGGATTATCTTGTTATTATTGCTCGTTTTTATGTTCATCTGTATTTTTTGTATATATAGCGCAACCCTAACAGACCCTGATCTTGCTAACTCTCCTGTCAAAATGATCGTCTATTACATCGCGGGCTTTATCGTTTTATTCGCCATGCTCTTTGTTAACTACCGGGTCATTCTCAAATTTTCAACATCCTATTATCTTATTGGACTAGGCCTGTTGGTCTTGTTATATTTTAAAGGTTCTACGATAAACAATGCGCAGGGCTGGTTTAAATTAGGTCCAATCAGCCTCCAGCCTGCTGAATTATGCAAGCTGATTTTGATTCTTTTTCTGGCTTATTATCTCTCTAATAGAAAAAGCCCGGAAGCACCGCTTAACTTTCTGAAGGACGTTATTCCCATGGGCGTTATTACATTTATTCCTTTTGTTTTGGTTCTGATGCAGCCCGATCTGGGTAATTCCATCGGTTATCTCGTCATTTTCATCGTCATCTGTTGGTTCGGCAACATTCGGCTCAAGCATGCCTTAATCGGGCTAGGCATCGTCATTGTCTTATGTGGATCTTCCCTCTACAGTTATGTCAAATATCATGAGAACGTTCAAGCCTACATGGTATCTAAAAATAAAGCCTACTGGCTGGATCGCATCGATGCCGTCCTTTTGCCCGAGGAGGCTTCCGAGAAAGCTACCTATCACATGAAACAATCCGTTCGAGCCATCGGTTCAGGAGCTTTACAAGGTGACGGCTACCTGCACGGTGGATCCGTACAAGGCGGACAAGTCCCCTATACGTATGCCGATTCCATTTTCGTCGTTATAGGTGAAGAATTTGGATTTATGGGTTCATCCGCGTTGATCATACTTTACTTTCTTCTTATTTATAAAATGATAACGACCGCGTTAATGATCAACAATAAGGCTGGCATCTATATCATCGGCGGTATTGCCGCGATGTTCCTGTTTCAAGTTTTTGAAAATATCGGGATGCTCATCGGCCTTATGCCCATCACTGGCATAACCCTGCCATTTATTAGCTACGGAGGCACCTCATTATTAATCAATATGCTTTCCGTTGGTTTCGTTCTCAATATTAGAATTTACGATGATGTTGAAATAGACGATATTCTTGTCGGTTAA
- a CDS encoding cupin domain-containing protein — protein MPAPTPSTVYTNPNVQYFFDINKNRLMTRNAENFINRLGRDNLNTLGNVSMLDIYLSRGRVVEPHYHQNASELVYCIQGKAMISLINPFDNEITNITVTPGQVGNIPQGWWHWEVALEDDTHLLAIFDAPYPEYIFGSDILTKTPIEVLAHTYCLDPELLKKVLKPLNNETIIIGPTDECVMQAHEQNKQYGHGSYMNMQSQPQTMPQYSNPPQSPIHYGYPNR, from the coding sequence ATGCCTGCACCTACGCCTAGTACCGTGTACACGAACCCTAATGTGCAGTATTTTTTCGATATTAACAAGAATCGCTTGATGACACGAAATGCGGAAAATTTCATTAATCGCCTAGGGCGGGATAATTTAAATACGCTTGGCAATGTGTCTATGCTCGATATTTACTTGAGCAGAGGGCGTGTGGTTGAGCCGCATTATCACCAAAATGCTTCTGAACTTGTCTATTGTATTCAAGGGAAAGCCATGATTTCTCTGATCAACCCGTTCGATAATGAAATTACCAACATCACGGTAACGCCCGGACAAGTGGGCAATATTCCGCAGGGCTGGTGGCATTGGGAAGTAGCTTTAGAAGATGATACCCACTTGCTGGCGATTTTTGATGCGCCTTATCCGGAGTATATTTTCGGGTCTGATATTCTTACCAAAACGCCGATCGAAGTTCTTGCCCATACGTATTGTTTGGATCCTGAACTTTTGAAGAAAGTGCTCAAACCTCTTAATAACGAAACGATTATTATTGGACCTACGGATGAATGTGTGATGCAAGCGCACGAGCAAAACAAACAGTATGGTCATGGATCTTATATGAATATGCAGAGCCAGCCCCAGACAATGCCGCAATACTCAAATCCCCCACAAAGCCCTATTCACTACGGGTATCCAAATCGTTAA
- a CDS encoding carbohydrate ABC transporter permease — protein MNTLDRDLSFPTTAKPGLKVKQPILSTFSQKWSETFLGYVFLFPSLLLFALFLFYPLFQTLYLSLHETDPRGRISSFVGFDNFTAIFTSERFYQSLGVTGLFTLLTVPTVIVLALILAAFTHNHLKGMRIFQFIFSLPVVLSVGTSAVIWMMLFHPSVGMLNYLLTLVGLEPVAWLTDPRWALLSVSMMTVWMNLGFTYIVLLSGLQGIPDEIYDSAKIDGSGPVRTFIRIVLPLLSPTVFFVTIVSIIGAFQSFGQIHILTRGGPVNSTDVLVYSLYQDAFINFRFGTGSAQALVLFTIILIFTIVQFKVFERNVHYQ, from the coding sequence ATGAACACTTTGGACAGAGATTTATCATTTCCAACAACGGCTAAACCAGGTTTGAAAGTCAAACAGCCAATCCTCAGCACATTCAGCCAGAAGTGGAGCGAGACATTCTTAGGCTATGTCTTCTTGTTCCCCTCGCTATTGCTGTTTGCCCTTTTTTTGTTCTATCCACTGTTCCAAACCCTCTATCTCAGCTTGCATGAAACGGATCCCAGAGGCAGGATCTCTTCCTTCGTAGGATTCGATAATTTTACAGCTATTTTCACATCGGAACGATTTTACCAAAGCCTCGGTGTCACGGGTCTTTTCACCCTTTTAACCGTACCTACCGTTATTGTTCTGGCTCTGATATTGGCGGCTTTCACACATAATCACTTAAAAGGGATGCGCATCTTTCAGTTCATCTTCTCTCTGCCTGTCGTATTATCAGTCGGAACCTCCGCCGTCATCTGGATGATGCTGTTTCACCCGAGTGTTGGCATGCTGAATTACCTGTTGACTCTTGTTGGGCTTGAACCGGTTGCTTGGCTGACCGATCCAAGATGGGCGCTGCTTTCCGTGTCCATGATGACTGTCTGGATGAATCTGGGCTTCACCTACATCGTCTTGCTGAGCGGCCTGCAGGGAATTCCGGATGAAATCTATGATAGCGCCAAAATCGATGGCTCTGGACCCGTTCGAACCTTTATCCGAATCGTCTTGCCCTTGCTTTCACCCACGGTTTTTTTCGTGACCATCGTCTCCATCATTGGAGCTTTTCAATCTTTCGGACAAATTCACATCCTAACCAGAGGCGGGCCTGTGAACTCGACTGACGTGCTCGTATATTCCTTATATCAGGACGCCTTCATTAACTTCCGGTTCGGTACAGGAAGCGCGCAAGCCTTGGTCCTTTTCACCATTATTCTGATCTTCACGATCGTTCAATTTAAAGTTTTTGAAAGGAACGTGCATTATCAATGA
- the ileS gene encoding isoleucine--tRNA ligase, whose protein sequence is MRKVDVKEKARTRDLRVLEQWKQNDTFHKSIENRKGKPNFVFYEGPPTANGSPHIGHVLGRVVKDFICRYKTMTGHHVVRKAGWDTHGLPVELGVQKQLGISGKQEIEEYGVAEFVEKCKSSVFEYEKQWRELTEAIAYWTDMDDPYVTLKNEYIESVWHILAEVHNKGLLYKGHRVSPYCPDCQTTLSSHEVAQGYEDVKDLSATVKFKSKSGNENFLAWTTTPWTLPANVALAVNNDIDYARVKYQDEVYIVAQKLVEKLFKQDYEILSVHKGAEFVGTSYEPPFGYISPNKGHIVVDADYVMDTSGTGIVHIAPAHGEDDYRTARQHELDFVNVVNLAGRYHDLITDFAGRFVKDCDVDIVKYLSERNLLFSKERYEHSYPFCWRCKSPLLYYAMESWFIKTTAIKEQLIENNSKVDWYPGHLREGRFGKFLEELVDWNISRNRYWGTPLNVWLCDDCGCEYAPGSRKDLQGKSVQPLDENLELHKPYIDEVKLRCSCGGVMHRTSEVIDVWFDSGSMPFAQYHHPFGDEALFNEQYPADMICEGIDQTRGWFFSLLAVSTLYNGKAPYKAVLSTGHVLDENGQKMSKSKGNGIDPWDIINEFGTDAFRWALLADSAPWNSKRFSKQIVAEAKSKLVDTLNNTHAFYALYAEIDQYKPEDHPKLSSENELDRWIISRLNSTLQNVRKGLEINDFLNPAKQIEAFVDELSNWYIRRSRDRFWGSEMTADKVSAYQTLREVLLTIARMIAPFAPLIAEDIYGNLGGDGSVHLADYPQENQSVIDLTLEREMETTRQIVELARNVRNETGIKTRQPLSEMMVSLNGDFDLSRFEDIIKDEMNVKVIRLEQGDSGFVDFNVKLNLKVAGKKYGKAVSPLQNYLKQLSAAETKQAIDKGFLTVIIEGAELRVELEDLLVDKQAKPGFASASGNQVTVTLNTTLTEELEQEGLVREVIRVIQDYRKKLELPIEKRINLVLDVGLPLKEALERFDHVLQENVLLAGVRFSKVDGMEPVSIGDKSFGLLIEE, encoded by the coding sequence ATGAGAAAAGTTGACGTGAAAGAGAAAGCAAGAACACGCGATCTGCGTGTGTTGGAGCAATGGAAACAGAACGATACTTTCCACAAATCGATTGAGAATCGCAAAGGCAAACCGAATTTCGTCTTCTATGAAGGACCACCGACAGCGAACGGTTCACCTCATATCGGACACGTGCTCGGCCGTGTTGTGAAGGATTTCATTTGCCGGTACAAAACGATGACGGGACACCATGTCGTCCGCAAGGCGGGTTGGGACACGCATGGCTTGCCTGTTGAGCTTGGCGTTCAAAAGCAGCTCGGAATTTCCGGCAAACAAGAAATTGAAGAGTATGGGGTAGCCGAGTTCGTCGAGAAATGCAAAAGCAGTGTATTTGAATATGAAAAGCAGTGGCGGGAATTGACCGAAGCCATCGCCTACTGGACGGACATGGATGATCCATATGTGACGTTGAAGAACGAGTATATCGAGAGCGTTTGGCATATTTTAGCGGAAGTGCACAACAAAGGATTGCTGTACAAAGGGCATCGGGTCAGTCCTTATTGTCCAGATTGCCAAACGACATTGAGTTCGCACGAAGTCGCGCAAGGTTATGAAGATGTGAAAGATTTGAGCGCTACGGTGAAATTCAAAAGTAAAAGCGGAAATGAGAACTTTTTGGCATGGACGACAACGCCTTGGACACTGCCAGCGAACGTAGCTTTGGCTGTGAACAACGATATCGACTATGCTAGGGTGAAATATCAAGATGAAGTCTATATCGTGGCCCAGAAGCTTGTGGAGAAGCTGTTCAAGCAAGACTACGAGATACTATCTGTCCATAAAGGGGCAGAGTTCGTTGGCACTTCCTACGAGCCGCCATTCGGCTATATCAGCCCGAACAAAGGTCATATCGTTGTAGACGCAGATTATGTTATGGATACAAGCGGTACGGGTATCGTTCATATTGCTCCCGCACATGGCGAGGATGATTATCGCACTGCTCGCCAGCACGAGTTGGACTTCGTGAACGTGGTCAATTTGGCGGGACGTTACCACGACCTGATCACCGACTTCGCTGGTCGCTTCGTCAAAGATTGCGATGTGGATATCGTGAAGTATTTATCCGAGCGCAATCTGTTATTTTCCAAAGAGCGGTACGAGCATAGTTATCCTTTCTGCTGGCGCTGTAAATCACCGCTGCTGTATTACGCCATGGAAAGCTGGTTTATCAAAACGACCGCTATCAAAGAGCAATTGATTGAAAATAACAGCAAAGTCGATTGGTATCCTGGGCACCTTCGAGAAGGCCGTTTTGGAAAGTTTCTGGAGGAACTTGTGGATTGGAACATCAGTCGCAACCGTTATTGGGGTACTCCGCTTAACGTCTGGTTATGCGATGATTGCGGGTGCGAATATGCTCCTGGAAGTCGCAAGGATTTACAGGGAAAATCGGTGCAGCCGCTAGACGAAAACTTAGAGCTGCATAAGCCTTATATCGATGAAGTGAAGCTTCGCTGCTCTTGTGGAGGCGTCATGCACAGAACCTCTGAGGTTATCGATGTCTGGTTCGATAGCGGTTCTATGCCGTTCGCACAGTATCATCATCCTTTTGGAGATGAAGCGCTGTTCAATGAGCAATACCCGGCAGACATGATCTGCGAAGGGATTGATCAAACGAGAGGCTGGTTCTTTAGCTTGCTAGCGGTTTCAACGTTGTACAATGGGAAAGCACCTTACAAAGCTGTGCTTTCTACAGGTCACGTTTTGGACGAGAATGGGCAAAAGATGTCCAAAAGCAAAGGAAACGGTATCGATCCTTGGGATATCATCAATGAGTTTGGCACGGATGCGTTTCGCTGGGCTCTGCTTGCGGACAGCGCTCCATGGAACAGCAAACGATTCTCTAAGCAAATCGTAGCGGAAGCGAAGTCCAAACTGGTGGATACGCTCAACAATACACATGCTTTTTATGCGTTATATGCAGAGATTGACCAGTATAAGCCAGAGGATCACCCGAAACTCTCCTCCGAGAATGAGTTGGATCGCTGGATCATCTCGCGGCTGAACAGCACCTTGCAGAATGTGCGCAAAGGCTTGGAAATAAATGATTTCTTGAACCCTGCAAAGCAAATCGAGGCTTTTGTAGATGAGCTTAGCAACTGGTACATCCGCCGCTCCCGTGACCGTTTCTGGGGAAGTGAAATGACCGCTGATAAGGTATCCGCTTATCAAACGCTGCGTGAAGTCTTGCTGACGATTGCGCGGATGATCGCACCATTTGCACCGCTTATCGCAGAAGATATCTATGGGAATCTAGGCGGAGACGGAAGCGTTCATCTGGCGGATTATCCGCAAGAGAACCAATCCGTCATTGATTTAACCCTTGAACGCGAGATGGAAACGACTCGGCAAATTGTTGAACTGGCTCGCAACGTGAGGAATGAGACGGGGATCAAAACGCGTCAGCCGCTTTCCGAGATGATGGTTTCACTGAATGGTGATTTTGACTTGAGCCGGTTCGAGGATATCATCAAAGATGAAATGAATGTTAAAGTAATTCGTTTGGAACAAGGCGACAGTGGTTTTGTAGACTTCAACGTGAAGTTGAATCTGAAAGTAGCAGGGAAAAAGTACGGCAAGGCCGTCAGTCCTTTGCAAAATTATCTGAAGCAATTGTCTGCTGCAGAAACCAAACAAGCTATCGACAAGGGCTTCTTAACAGTGATAATCGAGGGAGCTGAGCTGCGTGTCGAGCTCGAAGATTTGCTTGTAGACAAGCAGGCAAAACCAGGCTTCGCATCAGCCTCCGGTAATCAGGTTACCGTTACCCTCAACACCACATTAACGGAGGAACTGGAACAAGAGGGACTTGTCCGGGAAGTGATCCGTGTTATACAGGATTATCGCAAAAAGCTGGAGCTTCCGATTGAAAAGAGGATCAACCTTGTCTTGGATGTGGGGTTGCCGCTGAAAGAAGCTTTGGAGCGCTTTGATCATGTGCTGCAAGAGAATGTGCTGCTTGCCGGGGTTAGATTCTCGAAGGTGGATGGCATGGAGCCGGTATCCATTGGGGATAAGAGTTTCGGTTTGCTGATTGAGGAGTAA
- a CDS encoding glycerophosphodiester phosphodiesterase produces MMHKQNPLVIGHRGAAGEAPENTLASFALALEQGADGIELDVHLTKDNEIVVCHDATLDRTTNGSGWIVEKNWDEIRSLDAGMWYSEAYIGERVPLLREVFELVPRGHLINVEVKHAYEGRMEKALLAFLQASGRMEDVVISSFDHKVIRRLKVAEPEVKVGLLYTANLIDHAGYAEQIGVDVYSLHPYHHLIGDEDVKAASAANVKTYPYTVNELMDYKRLISFGVSGIITDYPGRLRKLLDS; encoded by the coding sequence ATGATGCATAAACAGAATCCGCTAGTGATTGGACATAGAGGTGCCGCAGGCGAAGCGCCAGAAAATACGTTAGCGTCTTTCGCTTTGGCGTTGGAACAAGGTGCTGACGGCATTGAGTTGGATGTACATCTGACGAAAGACAATGAAATTGTCGTCTGTCATGACGCAACGCTGGATCGTACGACCAATGGGTCCGGCTGGATTGTGGAAAAAAACTGGGATGAAATCAGATCCCTCGATGCGGGAATGTGGTATTCAGAAGCTTATATAGGGGAGCGCGTGCCGCTGCTGCGAGAAGTGTTTGAGCTTGTGCCGCGCGGGCATCTGATTAACGTGGAAGTGAAGCATGCGTACGAAGGGCGTATGGAGAAGGCGCTTCTGGCATTCTTGCAAGCAAGCGGCAGGATGGAGGATGTCGTGATTTCCTCGTTTGATCACAAGGTGATTCGCAGGTTGAAAGTGGCCGAACCCGAGGTGAAAGTAGGGTTGTTGTATACAGCCAATCTTATTGATCATGCTGGTTATGCGGAGCAAATCGGTGTCGATGTATATTCCTTGCATCCCTATCATCATTTAATCGGAGATGAGGATGTCAAAGCTGCTTCGGCAGCAAATGTAAAGACTTATCCTTATACGGTGAATGAGTTGATGGATTACAAACGGCTGATTTCTTTTGGTGTTTCGGGTATTATTACCGATTATCCGGGCCGATTGAGGAAGTTGCTGGATTCGTAA
- a CDS encoding ABC transporter substrate-binding protein, with amino-acid sequence MKSLKMRSSALAMTALMVLLTSACGSKAETATTASTADTKASTPSATTDTKKSAEPVKVIWWHSMSGELGKAVDKLVADFNASQKNVIVEAVFQGTYDESLNKMKASMDTKSGPSLIQVYEIGSRFMIDSKAITPVQQFVDADKFDLSQLEDNILSYYKFDNKLYSMPFNTSNPILYYNKDMFKAAGLDPEKPPKTYEEIATAAKALSKDGKSGSSFAIYGWFMEQFFANQGVEYLNNGNGRTTSATESLVNNEAGVKTLTWWKDMVDNKTSANLGRKTDDTKKAFLAGQVAMTLDSTASLRGIVSGADGKFQVGTSTLPKPADAKEGGVVVGGASLYILNNKSEAEQKGAWEFIKFLTTPQTQAWWHVNTGYFPITKKAYDEQLVKDNLAKYPQFQTAIDQLHNTKANKATQGAVMGVFPEARQIVETAIEEALTGKKAPKEALDGAAKSITEKIAAYNKTVK; translated from the coding sequence ATGAAATCATTGAAAATGAGAAGCTCCGCGCTTGCGATGACCGCACTGATGGTCTTATTAACCAGCGCTTGCGGCAGTAAAGCAGAAACGGCAACAACTGCCAGCACAGCAGACACGAAAGCTTCTACACCTTCAGCGACAACTGACACCAAGAAATCGGCTGAGCCGGTTAAAGTCATTTGGTGGCACTCCATGAGTGGCGAACTTGGCAAAGCTGTCGATAAATTGGTTGCAGACTTCAATGCTTCTCAGAAAAATGTCATCGTGGAAGCAGTTTTCCAAGGTACCTACGACGAAAGCTTAAACAAAATGAAAGCTTCCATGGATACCAAAAGCGGTCCTTCACTCATTCAAGTATACGAAATTGGTTCCCGCTTCATGATCGACTCCAAAGCCATTACGCCGGTACAGCAATTCGTGGATGCAGATAAATTTGATCTTTCGCAGCTCGAAGACAATATTTTGAGCTATTATAAATTTGATAACAAACTTTATTCTATGCCTTTCAATACATCGAATCCAATCCTTTACTACAACAAAGATATGTTCAAAGCAGCCGGTCTCGATCCCGAGAAGCCGCCAAAAACGTATGAAGAAATTGCCACCGCCGCTAAAGCGCTGTCCAAAGACGGCAAATCCGGTTCTTCCTTTGCGATCTATGGCTGGTTCATGGAGCAATTCTTTGCCAATCAAGGTGTGGAATATTTGAATAATGGCAACGGTCGCACAACTTCAGCGACGGAGTCACTGGTTAACAATGAAGCTGGCGTAAAAACATTGACATGGTGGAAAGACATGGTCGACAACAAAACTTCCGCGAACCTCGGTCGCAAAACCGATGATACCAAGAAAGCATTCTTGGCTGGTCAAGTGGCGATGACTCTGGACTCCACAGCCTCCCTTCGCGGTATCGTGAGCGGTGCTGACGGGAAATTCCAAGTTGGGACAAGCACGCTGCCGAAGCCAGCGGATGCCAAAGAAGGCGGTGTCGTTGTAGGCGGAGCGAGTCTGTACATCTTGAACAACAAATCCGAAGCTGAGCAAAAGGGAGCATGGGAATTCATTAAATTCCTCACGACTCCGCAAACACAAGCATGGTGGCACGTAAACACTGGCTACTTCCCTATTACCAAAAAAGCTTACGACGAGCAGCTTGTGAAGGACAACCTGGCCAAGTATCCGCAATTCCAGACGGCCATTGACCAGCTTCACAATACCAAAGCGAATAAAGCAACTCAAGGCGCTGTCATGGGCGTATTCCCCGAAGCCCGTCAAATCGTAGAAACAGCCATCGAAGAAGCTTTAACTGGCAAAAAAGCGCCAAAAGAAGCGCTCGATGGAGCTGCGAAGAGCATTACAGAGAAGATTGCCGCTTATAACAAAACGGTTAAGTAG
- a CDS encoding carbohydrate ABC transporter permease gives MSSRLQNTFVYTLLVICSVLVLYPIFYTFSSALMTPEEASAYPPRFLPSGFYWGSILAVFKLVPIGKFITNSFIVAIIIMVGQLITSSMAAYAFANIRFKGKAFIFALFMATMMIPWEVTIIPNYLMVKKWDWLDSLQGLTVPFLATAFGTFLLRQFFLQLPKELFEAARIDGCGHFRSFFRIVLPLGRPALATLAVYAFLNAWNMYLWPLLITNSEGMRTVQIGIAMLQFEELTVWNLVLAGVTVVLLPSLLMLILGLKQLVRGLTAGALKG, from the coding sequence ATGAGTTCACGCTTGCAAAATACGTTCGTTTACACGCTTCTGGTTATATGCTCAGTCCTGGTGCTGTATCCCATTTTCTATACCTTCTCGTCAGCCTTAATGACGCCGGAGGAAGCTTCCGCTTATCCTCCCCGCTTTTTGCCTAGCGGTTTCTATTGGGGCAGTATACTTGCCGTTTTCAAACTCGTTCCTATCGGCAAATTCATCACCAACAGTTTCATCGTCGCGATCATCATCATGGTTGGTCAATTGATTACCTCCAGCATGGCTGCCTATGCTTTTGCCAATATTCGGTTCAAAGGGAAAGCGTTCATCTTCGCACTCTTCATGGCCACCATGATGATTCCGTGGGAAGTCACGATCATTCCGAACTATTTGATGGTCAAAAAGTGGGACTGGCTCGATAGCTTGCAGGGCTTAACGGTCCCCTTCCTGGCAACAGCCTTCGGCACTTTTCTGCTGAGGCAATTCTTCCTGCAACTGCCCAAAGAGTTATTCGAAGCGGCACGGATAGATGGATGCGGCCATTTCCGCAGCTTCTTCCGCATCGTTTTGCCCCTTGGACGGCCAGCATTAGCCACTCTCGCTGTGTATGCCTTTTTGAATGCCTGGAACATGTACTTATGGCCACTTCTAATCACGAACAGTGAGGGCATGCGCACGGTGCAGATCGGCATCGCCATGCTCCAATTCGAAGAATTAACCGTGTGGAACTTGGTTTTGGCCGGTGTCACTGTCGTCTTGCTACCTTCCCTCTTAATGCTGATTCTTGGTTTAAAACAACTCGTTCGCGGACTTACCGCAGGAGCTTTGAAAGGCTGA